The sequence CAGTGCGAAAAGCTGTAAGCATCATCGGAAAAGACATTTTTCCAGACCTTTTAAAGGTTCAGGAAGCGGACAAAAAAGGCCAAAATCCTCAGTACCTGGATGAAAGGCTTAAAGTCCTTGATGAAATAAAGGACATCTTTTTTAATCTGGAAAAGGAAGGACAGATCCTAAACTTAAAAGACCTTGCATTAAACGGAAACGACCTTCTTGCAATGGGTTTTGAACAGAGCCGGGAAATAGGTATAATTCTAAGAGAACTTTACAATATTGTTCTTGACAACCCTGAAATGAACACAAAAGAAAAGTTGACTGAAATTGTCGAAAATATAAGAAAAAAAAGTTTTAAAACATAGAAAAATCTCAAGCGAGGTATACTCATGATTGCTCAAACCTTTACCTTTAAAGCCAAGGACAAAACAGAAATTTTCGTTTATAAATGGATGCCTGAAAAAGGTATCAAAGGTATTGTGCAAATTGCCCACGGTATTGGAGAACACGGGGGAAGATACGAAAATTTTGCAAGGGATCTTTCAAACTCCGGGTACATGGTTTATGCCAACGACCACAGGGAACATGGAAAAACTGCCAAAACCGCATCTCAGCATAATTTACAAAAAAGACGCATCTGGAACCTGATGGTTGAAGACTTGCGGCAGCTTACAGAGATTATCCGAAATGAAAATCCCAACGTCCCTGTGTTTTTCTTTGGGCACAGCATGGGAAGCTTTCTGTTAAGGCAGTATCTGTATAAATATCCCAACAGTATTGACGGTGCCATTCTGACCGGAACCGGAATTTATGAAAAACTCCTTGTTGATGCCGGGATTCTTATAATAAAAAGGCTTATAAGCAAAGGAGCGGATAAAAAGAAAAGTTACTACATAATAAACAAAATACTATTCAGAGGTTTTAACAGCAAAATTGACAACCCAAAAACCAATTTTGACTGGCTGTCCAGAGACGTTAAAGTGGTTCTGGATTTTATAAATGACCCTTTTTGCACCATTCCCCGCTCAGTTGATTTCTTCCTTGAGTTTTTGTACGGTATTAAAGAAGTACACAAGAAAGAAAACATTGAAAAAATCCCCAAAAACACACCCATTTTTATCATCTCCGGCGACAAGGACCCTGTGGGCCACTGGGGAAGTGACATTCCGACTCTTGCACGGCTTTATGGAAAAACCGGTATAAAGGATGTTACATACAAGCTCTACAAAGACGCAAGACATGAACTTGTCAATGAACTCAACCGGGACGAAGTGATAAATGATATAATAATGTGGATGAATAAAAGAAATCCTTCCGCTTAAAAATAAAAATTAAAATACAGCCTTCATATCATTGTTACCTTTAAGGAACACAGACGATATGAAGGCTGATTTTACGTCCTAAAAAGTATTTACCTTTGCTTTAGTAGATTGCATTTTAATTTTTGTACTCTCTACTATTAATTTTTTTGTGCTCTCGCATTTGCTGCAATAGCTTTATTAATTGCATCAATATAGGCTATGGCACTTGAAGTAATTATGTCGGTATGTGTACCTATGCCCGTATATAATTTTTCCTTTTCCCTGAGAGTCACAGAAACTTCACCCAATGACTCCATTTCTTCCGTTACGGCGGACACACTGTATTTGTATAACGTAAGATTTTCCGTCTCTTTAATAACAGAATTTATAGCTTTAAAAACAGCATCCACCGGTCCGTTTCCTGTCTGCTCGGCTTCGAGCAAATTGCCCTTTGAATCTTTAATCACAACTTTTGCGGAAGGCGTCTCAATATTGCCGCTTACAACTCTTATCTTTTCAAGCACATATGCCTCTTCCACGGCTTTTGCGGCGGATTCAATTATAAGAGATTCCAAGTCCGCCGTAGTCACATTCTTTTTAACGTCGGTAAGCTTTTTAAAATCATTAAACAGCTTGTTGAGACGTTCCTCATCCAAGTCATATCCGAGTTTTTCAGCTTCCACTTTAAGAGCATGCCTTCCCGAGTGCTTTCCAAGGAGAATAACACTGTCATCCCTGCCGACAAGCCTTGGATCTATTACTTCATAAGTTGATCTTTCCTTCAGGACACCGTCCTGATGTATTCCCGACTCATGAGTAAACACATTTTTACCAACTATAGGTTTGTTTACCGGTATGGGTATTCCCATGTATCTGCTGACAATTTTACTGGTTTTATACAACTGTGAAAGATCTATTCCCGTTTCAAATCCCAGATAATCTTTCCTTGCCGCAATGTGGGTAACAACTTCCTCCAAAGCTGCATTTCCTGCCCTTTCACCCACGCCGTTGATAGTACACTCTATCTGCTGGGCGCCATTCATAGCAGCAACAATGGAGTTGGCCACAGCCATGCCCAGGTCGTTGTGACAATGGACACTTATTATAGCCTTGTCAATATTTCTTACATTCTTTCTGATTTTTTGTATGAGTTCTCCGAACTCAATGGGAGTTGCATATCCAACGGTGTCCGGAATGTTTATGACTGTGGCACCGTTGTCTATTGCCGCTTCAATAACTTCATAAAGGAACTCGAGCCTTGTTCTCGATGCATCCATCGGCGAGTATTCTACCTCGTCGGTATACTGCTTTGCATGATATACAGTGCTTTTTACAATTTCAAGAACGTCTTTTTCCGTTTTCCCCAACTGGTGCTTTATTTGTATGTCGGAGCTGGATATAAAAATATGGAAACATTTCTTCTGAGCATCTTTTATAGCTTTCCAGGTCTCATCAATATCTCTTATAATTGCTCTTGAAAAGCCGCATATATAAGGCCCCTCAACCTCTCTGGCAATTCTCTGCACAGCTTCAAAATCTCCCGGTGATGTCAGCGGGAATCCCGGTTCGATAACATCCACTCCAAGACGTGCCAATTGTTTTGCAATATCCACTTTTTCCTGTATATTAAGATTTACCCCCGGTGTTTGTTCTCCGTCTCTTAAAGTTGTATCAAAAATTCTTATTCTCCTCATTTTTATTGACCTCCTTTATAACATGCAGATTTTTCTGATTTTTCCTATCATTTTACTTATGAAACGGCTAATATCATTTTTCCCTAACAAAAAACCCTCCGCACCTGCAAAGTATGCAGGGGCGAAGGGTATCTCTTCGCGGTACCACCCTGATTCGGCATGATTACAACACAAAAGTAATCACGCCCTCATTTTAGGTACTTGTTCGTACCAAACCGTAACGTGGTTAGCGTCAATCCCTACTTATATTTCAGGATTGAAACTCCGGGACGAGCTATATATGTACTCTAATGTATCGGTTCTCACCAACCCCGACTCTCTGTGACAATCAAGTACATTTTTTTCCCTTCATCGTCTTTATCATTATTATTTTTTACATCAACAAATAGAAAGATTAATTTCAGTTCCGGAACTGTTTCTTTCGTATATCAAAAAACCCTTCACTCCTGCAAACATACGCAGGGGTGAAGGGTTAAACTCCACGGTACCACCCTGATTCGGCATGATTACAATACAAAAGTAACCATACCCTCATTTTAGGTACTTGTTCGTACCAAACCGTAACGTGGTTAGCGTCAATCCCTACTTATGTTTCAGGATTGAAACTCCGGGACGAGCTATATATGTACTCTAATGTATCGGTTCTCACCAACCCCGACTCTCTGTGACAATCAAGTACATTTTTTTCCCTTCATTGTCTTTATCATATTTTGATATACTTATTTAAAATCATAAATCATTTTTGGCTAATTGTCAATACATTTTTTTGTAGCTTATTAAATTTCCTGTTCATGTAAATTGCAATATTAAATGCAACACCTATAGTGGAAATCATCCATAATTTTAGGTGTTAAAGTACAACATCATCTTTTAGCCCTTCTTAACTACTATCTTGAGCGAGTGCAGAGGGTAGTCAAGGGTTATCGATAGATAAGACAAAGTCTTTACCCTTGACTACCCTCAAATGAGCTTTAAAATATCTTGGATGAAGGGCTCAGGCTATTGCTGATATATTTTTGTTTACCAGGTTATGTATCTCTTCATTAAAACATTCTTCAGGTGTTTTGTAACCTAATATCCTTCGTGGAAGGCTGTTTAACCATTGTTGTATCCGTTTTATCGTTTCTTCAGAAAAATCTTTTATAGCCTTTCCTTTAGGAATAAAACGCCTAATAAGTCCATTATGACGTTCATTAGTTCCTCTCTCCCATGAGGAATAAGGATGAGTGAAATAAGCTTCAATTCCTAGCCCTTGTAACATTTCGGATAGTCTACTAAATTCAGAACCATTGTCTGCCGTTATAGTGCGAAATACATTTGAAACATCCTTACCATAACAATTCTTAAGTTCTGAAAGTGCCTCGTTAACAGTATTACTGTCTTTTGCGTCCAAAAGAAACAATAACTCGTAGCGGGTTTTTCGTTCAGTTAAGGTTAAAATTACTGAATCGTTAGACTTTTTGCCTGTTACCGTATCAATTTCCCAATGCCCAAAGGTTTGACGTGATTGTACTTCTTCCGGCCTTTGATCAATGCTTTTCCCTACAACCCGTTTGTTTTGACGTATCCTTTTTATTTTAGATTTTAAACGTAGTTTAAGATTTAAATCTATATTTCGTACTTTTATGAGTCCCAGGTCTATATAATTATACAGTGTTTTGGTACATACAATAGTAGAATTTTGCCACTTGGGGTCTCTCCTACATAAACCAACAACTGCATCTGGAGACCATTTTTCGCGTAGTATCTTATCTTCTGCAAACTTAAGAAAATCTTCAACTTGAGCCAATTTACGCTTTGCTCCGCAATTCATACGATTTTTCTCATAAACTGCCTGCCCTGTTTCAGGAAAATATACTTTGTATGTCGATAAATCAGTTCTCATCTGCATTGTTGTCCCTCTTTTAATTTCACGGCTAATTGTACTTGGCGAGCGACCTAGTTTATTAGCAATATAACGTTGACTCTTTCCTTCTTTTAAAAGAGCTGCAATCTGCCCTCTTTCATAAACACTTAAGTGTTTAAACTTATGCTCAGTTGTGGTAGACTTATATTGTACAGCCATAGTTGAGAACCTCCTGTATGTTTGGATTGGACACCTAAATCATACATGATTTCTCACTATGGTTGTCAATTTTTTATTTCATTTTACTGTTGCATTTAATTTTACAACGAACCAATTTCCTGTTCATCTTGTTGCATTTTGCTTTTACACTTACGGTTGGCACGGAATTTTTACAATAAATTCGGTGCCTTCCCCCACAACAGAATTTACCTTTATTTCTCCGTTATAAAGGTTTACAATGTGCTTTACTATTGAAAGACCCAGACCGGTACCTCCCATTCCCCTTGACCTTCCCTTGTCCACCCTGTAAAAGCGCTCAAAAATTCTCGGTATATGGGCCGAAGGAATTCCTATTCCCGTATCTTTTACGGAAATGACAACCTTTCCGTCCTCCCTGTACCCGTCAACCGATACCGAGCCGTTTTGAACATTATATTTTATTCCGTTGTCCACTAAATTCATTATCAACTGTTTCATGCGGTTTATGTTTGCTTTCATCAACACTTCATCCCGCACATTGTTGTTCAGGCTGATCTTCTTCTCCTTTGCAATGTTTTGCATAACTTTAAAAACATCATCCACCATGGATTTTAAATCGAAGATTTCCAAGTTGGTATCTTTTAACTTTGTCTCAATTTCCGACAGCAGCAAAATGTCGTTAATCAATTCGTGAAGACGCTCAGCTTCGATATCAATGATTTCCAAAAATCTTTCCGCCACAACAGGATTATTCATAGCACCGTTTTTCAATGTCTCAATGAATCCTCGGATCGGTGTTATCGGTGTTTTTAGTTCATGGGTGACATTGGAAACAAATTCAGTTCGAATCTGCTCCAGCTTTCTTACCTTTGTTATGTCCTGAATAAATACAATTCCTCCCGAATTATCAATATCGCTGTCTTTGGGTCTTATAGGTGAAGCGTTTACCAAAAGCACCCGGCCGTCAATTGCAACTTCAGCCTCCAACGGCTTATTTTTCTGTATTGCATCTTTTAAAAGAGAATTTATCTGACTGTTTTTAATATGGTTTTCAATATCATCTCCCAAAATTTCGGCATCGGCATCCAAATTAAAAACAGTGAAAGCAGCAGGATTTATCAGTATAACCTTGTTATTGCCGTCCACTGCAACAATTCCGTTTGTTATACTCTCCACAATAGATTCAAGCTCAATTTTCTTTGTATTCAAATCAGATATGGTTCTTTCAAGCTTTGAAGCCATTTTGTTAAAATGGACGGCAAGCTGTCCCAGCTCATCTTTTGATTTTAACTTGATTCTCCTGGAATAGTTGCCGTTGGTTATTTCCTTTGATACCGAAATAATATCATTCAACGGACGAATTACAAGTCCTGCTATCCTCAAAGACACAATTACCGTTATTATAAGTGCCATAATAAAAATTAAAATTGAATAGAGCCAAATCAATCTGTTAATTTTTTTTATTTGAACAAGGGGAACAGAAACTCTGGCAATTACATTCAATTCCTCCACAGGAATTGCCATATAAAGCAAATCCAACTTCAAAGTCTTACTGCTGCGGATGTCTTTACCGACATTCCCTTTGAGTGCATCCTGAATCTCTTTTCTGCTCAAGTGATTTTCCATTTGATTAAAATTTGCATCCGAATCACCCAACACTTTTCCGTCATAACTGATAAAGGTAATTCTTAGACTCTCACCCTGAAAGGTGGAATTTTGGTTGTACTTTGCGGCATAATCCTTTGCGATAAAGTCAAAATCAATTTCGCCGTTCTTTGCTTCATTCAACAAATAGTACTCAATTGAAAAAGCTATTCCCTCAAGTTTGTTTTCCACCTCTTGAGTGTAGAACTTTCTTGAGACCTTTGGGATAAATATGACTGTCACAGATAGGATTATAAGAATCAAAAGCAAATAATATTTAAAAATTTTCTTTTTCATAATTACTCCCGAACCTCTTTATCACTAAACCGATAACCTATACATCTTACGGTTTCAATATATACGGGATTGTTGTCGTCATCTTCAATTTTTTGTCTCAAATATCTTATGTGCACATCCACGGTCCTTGTTTCTCCAAAAAAGTCAAATCCCCAGATTTTCTGAAGCAGCATGTCCCGCGAAAGAACTTTGCCTCTGTTCATAATCAACAGTTTTAAAAGCTCAAACTCCTTAAAGGTCATTTCAATTATCTGATTGTCCTTGTAAACCTCGCGCCTTTCAAAATCTATGGTTATTCTTCCGACATTAACTCTTTTAGGACTGTTTTCAAAAGAATCCGCCTGCCTTCTGAAGGCAACCTTTACCCTTGCTACAAATTCCCGGACACTAAAGGGTTTTGAAATATAATCGTCCGCGCCAAGCTCAAGCCCCAAAACCCTGTCAAGCTCATCATTTTTGGCAGTAAGCATAATTATGGGTATTTTCTTTAAGTCATAATTCTCCTTGATTTTTTTGCAAATTTCAAACCCGTCCACACCCGGAAGCATTATATCCAGAACGAAGAGGTCCGGCTTTTTCCTCTCCACAACCTCAAACATGGTCTCACCGTCTTCAAAGCACTCCACCTCATAGCCGTTCTCCTCAAGATTAAACCTTAGCAATTCCTGAATATGCTTTTCGTCTTCCACTATATAAATTAACTTTTTGGCCATGTCATACACTGCACCTTCCTGTAGTTTACGCTCTCCGCTTTTGTTTGCGGCGCAACCGTCAGTTTAAATATATTTTACAATAACTTGTATCTTACAACAACTTGCCATCTGGATTTCCATCGGGAAAGGATTGGGTTTTTGAAACACCATTCCCACCCGTTTTCTCAATTCCACTATATCATACTCCTTATATACGTTCAAACTGTGAAAATAAACTTTTTCAGTGGTTTTCGCGTCGTTCAGAAGGTCGTTCATTCCGTTCAGTTAATTCAGGTTAATATTATTGAAACAAAATTAACGGCCAATTAACTTCATGTTAAATTTTTGTTAATTTGAAATCTACATAAGAGGGGCAAAGACACGCAGGAGGGTACCAATCAGGGTTTTATACCATTTTGTCTTTTTAATCATATCCATTGTTATTTCCGTACACACGTCAAGGGTGCTTAGGAAATCTTCTTTTATGTCAAGCACACTTTTGCTCTTGTATGTCCAGACACCACACTCAAAATGCAGATAGAAACTTCTGTAATCCATGTTTATCGTGCCCACAACCGCATATTCGTCATCGGAAACCAAGGTTTTGGAATGAATAAATCCCGGTGTGTATTCATAGATTTTTACGCCGCTTTCAACCAGAAAGCGGTAATTTGACCTTGTAACGGCATGGACATACCATTTATCCTCTATATGGGGAGTTATAATCCGGACATCTATTCCGGATTTCGCTGCCGAAGCCAATGCCTGTGTCATTTTGTAGTCAATAACAAGATAGGGTGTTGTAATATAAACATATCTTTTTGCTTTGTTCAAAAGGTTTAAATATACTGTCTCACCAACAGTCTCATCATCGAAAGGACTGTCTGAAAACGGCTGAAAATATCCGTCCTCAATTTCACTTTCTTTTTTAAACTTATAGCGGAACTTTTCAAAATCTTCCTCAATCCCCCTAAGATAATCCCACATAGACAAAAACATTACCGTCATGTTCCATACGGCTTCCCCTTTTATCATTATGGCAGTATCTTTCCAGTGTCCGTGCTTTTTAATCTCATTGATGTATTCGTCTGCAAGGTTGATGCCGCCGGTAAAAGCCGTATGCCCGTCAATTATCGCTATTTTCCGGTGATCCCGGTTGTTTATTTTGGCAGACAATATCGGAGACACAGGGTTAAAAACACAACACTTGATTCCCATACTTTCAAGCTTTTTGTTGTAATTTCGCGGCAAAAACAGCAAACACCCCATATCATCGTAGATAAGACGAACATCTACCCCATTTTTTGCTTTCTCCACCAGTATCTCCAATATACTGTTCCACATAATTCCTTCCTGAATGATAAAATACTCCATAAATATAAAATGCTTTGCTTTTTTAAGTTCCTCCTTAAGCTTTTCATACTTTTTTTCTCCGATGGAAAGGTATTCCGCCGTGGAATTTTTATGGGGAGGATAGTGGGCTACATTTTGAATATACCTTGACTGAACGGCCGCGCCGTCGTCATGCAGCATTATTTCACTTAAAACCTCCGGCTGCAGCACCAAAGCATTCTCCACCTTCATACCAATGGATTTCAGCTTTCTTCTCTCGCGCCTGCTAAGCTTCTTTCCTCCGAAAAAAATATAGAACAATCCGCCAAAAATAGGAAACAAAAGTATCGGAATAATCCATGCAATTTTGTAGGAGGGATTGCTTTTTCCGTTCAAAATCAAAAATACTGCAATCATGCTTATAATCAGGCATGCCCAATAGAAGAACACAAAATAGTCGTTAAACTTCAATACAACACTTACAAGAGCAATCAACTGTATAAGTATTGCCAAAGATATTAAAACAACTCTGTGATACAAAAATTTTACAATAGATTTTATCCTTGACCACATTAAGGATTCAGCCCCTTGATTTGTCAATAGTAACCAGATTTAATACTTCGTATTCATTGCCAATTTTTCGTAGTGTTTGTACAAAGAATGAAACTTGCCACTGTAAGATTTTTTCCATGGTTTTTTCTTTCCGCAAAAATGAATAAACACCGTGTTGTTTATTACGTAATCCATGTCGCACTTGCCGTTGCTTGTAATTTTATAATAACTGTAATATCTTGCGTCATAATTATATAATTTTTCATCAATACTCTTTATCTTTTTAGAATACAAAGAATTTATAATATCCTGATCCGGCATAATAAGTTTTGAGCGGTTATTTTTTACAAAATCAAAAATTTCCTCCTCTGAAATCGTTTCCCGCTGAAGTTTCAGATTCATCAGTAAAACACCGGAATTATAGTATTCTTTTATATCATACGCATTGAGCCTTATCCTGTTGATTCTTTTTATTGTTATTATGTTGTGATACGCCGCAGCGTACAAATAGTTGTCAATATCCATGTTGTAAAGCTCATCAATCGGATTTATAACTAAGATATCCGGGTCCAGATACAATATACGGTCCAATTCCTCCGGCAAAAATTTAAATGCCAAAAGCCTGTAGTACATTGCCTTCGTGTAGTGAAGAAGTGTCGGGGCATCTTCAAAATAACTGTCGTTTATTTGTACAATTTTCAATCTGCCGCCCTCTGCCTCGATGAACCTGTCCAAGTCCTCAAGTTCTTCTTCTTTTATGCTGGAATGCATCAAATATATGTCAAACTCTTCGTTTGGATTATTGATAAAGAGCGATTTTAGCATTACTTTTAAAGGCTTTAAATAATTGGAATCCAATGTAACAAGTATGCTCTTCATTATTATCCACTCCCGATCCCAAATCTTATGCAACATTGAGAACATTTTTTACAGGCATTCTATTATTAACTTTATTCTCCTTTCAATTCACAATAACAATAATAACACATAAAAAATATTTTTTCTAAGCTTATATAAAGCCCTTTAAAGCAAATAAAAAAACCCTGCAGAAAACTTTGCAGGGTTAACACGATATTTTAAATTTATCATTGTTCGTGAGAGACTAAGTTTTCACTATTTTTTCGGCAGCTCCGGAATGGCTTGAAGCAGATACTTCTTTAGGTATGTATAGTCTGTGGAATTTATTTTGCCGTCGCCGTTTATGTCCGCCGCCCATAAATCATCTTCGACAGGTAAATCTTCTATCGATTTAAGGATATATCTCTTCATAAGAGTAAGGTCTGTTGAATTTATTCGATTGTCACCGTTCAAGTCGCCCACCAGGCCTTTGTCAACCTGCGGAGGAGTGGGTACAGGCTCATCTGAAGCAGGTTCGCCGTAAACAATACCTCTTCCGTTGGTGGCAATATATACACGTCCGTATACTCTCGGGTCACCTGTTATTGCAGTATCAACAGCGCCATATCCGTGCTCGTCGTCGTTGATACGCACCCATGTCTTGCCGGCATCATCGGAACGGAAGAATCCTAAAACATTGTCAATTTTACCGGTAATGTAAATCGCCATGTAATCCTGTCCCGGTGCTGCCTTTCCGAAGCCTACCACATGAGCTGTGTCAACATTGGAGAGTTTCTCAAACGTATATCCACCGTCAGTGGACCTCCACAATCCGCCTTCTCTTGCAGCAAGCCATACATGTCCTTCCTTGCCCGGTACGGCTTTTATCTTGTTAACCGACTTGGGAAGCTGCGGTGCCTTTGTATCGGTAAAGGTTAATCCACCGTCCGTGCTTATATAGAATTTGCCGTTATAGAATGCGTAGAATTTTTTACCGTTCACACGGTCGGATGCCACCACCGCACCCATACCAAGATTTGTACAAACTTTCCATGAGTTTCCGTTGTCCGTTGTAACTGCAGGACTTGCATTTTCCGGTGTCCAAATAACTGATTTTGCATCGGCTGCAACGGCAACCGAACCGCCGCCTACCGAGTTTGGTGCTTCATTAGGTGGCTGGAACCAATTCCTTCCTCCGTCATAAGAGAAAGAAATCTTCTTTACATCATACAAATCAGCCTTTGCAACCAATGCCATAAAGTTCGGAACAAGCTCCGCATAATCAATTCCCGTACCTGAAGAATAAGAAGGAACGTGCATTTTTTTCGGACCAACTTTCAGGTCATCATGAACAAAACCGACAAGGTCGCCAACTGCACTTACAAGCGGTGCACCCTCCGGCGGGCTTACCAGGTCTAATACCGCACATTCTTCTATTCCGGTAGCTTTTACCTCGATTTTTACTTTGCCGCCTCTGTCCCAGTCAGTAAGATTGTCACAACCATAGATAGTTGCACCGGTAACATACATCATGCGGTCGGAATTAAACGGGTCAATCTCTATGTCACCTATCATCCATCCCAGTTTCGGATTGATTTCCGGCAGCTGTTTCTCAGTTCCCCAATCCAGCCACGGTGCTGCGGAAATATCTATTTCATAATGCAGTATACGTTCAGGATACATTCCCCATTCCCAGATATTCTTCCATGTAGCTCCGCCGTCAGTACTGCGGAAAATATATTCATCCGGCCACCACGCGTTCATGGAAGTTACCATTATAATGTCAGGATTCTGCCTGTCCACTGCAAGTCCTGCAAAGCAGAAACGATTGTCACTGCTTGAATAAGGTATCGGGGTGATATCTATCCATTCCCCTGTACGTGTATTGAACTTCCAAACCTGACCTTTTCCGTTGCCGTCATAAGGACCGCAGGTATCACCATAAGTTATATACAACATTCCGTTGGATGCCAAAACCCCGTGGTGAGGAAGTAGTCCCTTAGGTTGTCCGGGAACTGCTTTCCAGGTGACACCCCCGTCCGTACTGCGGTAAATACTTTCGTTTTTATCAGCCACACCAACATATATAGTCTTGGTAGGGTTGCCCGGTGTACTGCTGCTCTTGTCAAAAACAACCCAGACTACTCCAATAATGTCTTTGGTATAATCAAAATTCGGGTCATAAATGTAAGTTCCGGGATTTGGGAAACTTTCAACCTTGGACCATGTTACACCGTAGTCGGTACTTCTCCAAAGTCCGTTTCCGCATCGTGTTCCAAGATAAAGAATCCTGTTGTCATTCGGGTCGATCGCAAGACGTTCTCCCATGGATCTTCCCGGCATGTTTCCGCCCATCTTGAAAGGCAGTATGGTTTTTTCCCATGTTTCTCCCCTGTCCGTTGAGCGAAGAATTGCTCCCATATTAGGAAGCCAATCGTTGGTATACATACCTGCAGCTATGTAAACACGGTTCGGATCCACAGGGTCGGTTGCAATACTTTCCACTCCGTAATAACTGTACTCATCCATTTGGAAATGGTCCAGCAACGGAATCCATGTCTCGGTCGAAGGATCCCACCGGTACGCTCCTCCGATATCGGCACGTGCATAAATCAAATCCTTTTCCGTTTCATTAAAAACTATACCCGGCATAAATCCTCCGCCTCCGCCGATTACCACGTTGTCCCATTTGTAAGGCACGCTGGTTACAGCCTGGCTGGAAATCGCGGGGCCAAATATTGCCGTTGCAGCAACTACAGCCGCAAAAACAGCAGCCTTAATTTTACTTGTAAACTTTTTAACCATTAAGCGCTCCTCCCTTAAAAACTGATTAAAAATTTTCTCTCAAACCTGCCTGTTTACAACCGCTTTTTATAAA comes from Acetivibrio thermocellus ATCC 27405 and encodes:
- a CDS encoding dockerin type I domain-containing protein — its product is MVKKFTSKIKAAVFAAVVAATAIFGPAISSQAVTSVPYKWDNVVIGGGGGFMPGIVFNETEKDLIYARADIGGAYRWDPSTETWIPLLDHFQMDEYSYYGVESIATDPVDPNRVYIAAGMYTNDWLPNMGAILRSTDRGETWEKTILPFKMGGNMPGRSMGERLAIDPNDNRILYLGTRCGNGLWRSTDYGVTWSKVESFPNPGTYIYDPNFDYTKDIIGVVWVVFDKSSSTPGNPTKTIYVGVADKNESIYRSTDGGVTWKAVPGQPKGLLPHHGVLASNGMLYITYGDTCGPYDGNGKGQVWKFNTRTGEWIDITPIPYSSSDNRFCFAGLAVDRQNPDIIMVTSMNAWWPDEYIFRSTDGGATWKNIWEWGMYPERILHYEIDISAAPWLDWGTEKQLPEINPKLGWMIGDIEIDPFNSDRMMYVTGATIYGCDNLTDWDRGGKVKIEVKATGIEECAVLDLVSPPEGAPLVSAVGDLVGFVHDDLKVGPKKMHVPSYSSGTGIDYAELVPNFMALVAKADLYDVKKISFSYDGGRNWFQPPNEAPNSVGGGSVAVAADAKSVIWTPENASPAVTTDNGNSWKVCTNLGMGAVVASDRVNGKKFYAFYNGKFYISTDGGLTFTDTKAPQLPKSVNKIKAVPGKEGHVWLAAREGGLWRSTDGGYTFEKLSNVDTAHVVGFGKAAPGQDYMAIYITGKIDNVLGFFRSDDAGKTWVRINDDEHGYGAVDTAITGDPRVYGRVYIATNGRGIVYGEPASDEPVPTPPQVDKGLVGDLNGDNRINSTDLTLMKRYILKSIEDLPVEDDLWAADINGDGKINSTDYTYLKKYLLQAIPELPKK
- a CDS encoding glycosyltransferase family 8 protein; this translates as MKSILVTLDSNYLKPLKVMLKSLFINNPNEEFDIYLMHSSIKEEELEDLDRFIEAEGGRLKIVQINDSYFEDAPTLLHYTKAMYYRLLAFKFLPEELDRILYLDPDILVINPIDELYNMDIDNYLYAAAYHNIITIKRINRIRLNAYDIKEYYNSGVLLMNLKLQRETISEEEIFDFVKNNRSKLIMPDQDIINSLYSKKIKSIDEKLYNYDARYYSYYKITSNGKCDMDYVINNTVFIHFCGKKKPWKKSYSGKFHSLYKHYEKLAMNTKY
- the cls gene encoding cardiolipin synthase; its protein translation is MWSRIKSIVKFLYHRVVLISLAILIQLIALVSVVLKFNDYFVFFYWACLIISMIAVFLILNGKSNPSYKIAWIIPILLFPIFGGLFYIFFGGKKLSRRERRKLKSIGMKVENALVLQPEVLSEIMLHDDGAAVQSRYIQNVAHYPPHKNSTAEYLSIGEKKYEKLKEELKKAKHFIFMEYFIIQEGIMWNSILEILVEKAKNGVDVRLIYDDMGCLLFLPRNYNKKLESMGIKCCVFNPVSPILSAKINNRDHRKIAIIDGHTAFTGGINLADEYINEIKKHGHWKDTAIMIKGEAVWNMTVMFLSMWDYLRGIEEDFEKFRYKFKKESEIEDGYFQPFSDSPFDDETVGETVYLNLLNKAKRYVYITTPYLVIDYKMTQALASAAKSGIDVRIITPHIEDKWYVHAVTRSNYRFLVESGVKIYEYTPGFIHSKTLVSDDEYAVVGTINMDYRSFYLHFECGVWTYKSKSVLDIKEDFLSTLDVCTEITMDMIKKTKWYKTLIGTLLRVFAPLM